The Micromonospora siamensis genome contains the following window.
GTGGGCCGGCGGGGTGGCCTGTTTCTCCACGACCCGGCAGTCGACGCCGCGCCGGGCCAGCTCGATGGCGGCGGTCAGCCCGGTCGGCCCCGCCCCGACGATGAGTACGTCCGTTGTCGTGTGCACGTCGATCTCCTTGTCGGTGCTGGCAGCTGCCCCGCTGTCGGGCTGGAACTCCGACCCGCCGGGGTGGACCGTGCGGTGGAAGAGCCGGCGGCGGATGTCGAGCAGGAACGGCGCGATCGGGCCGGCCTCCTCCCGGGCGTGCGCCGGGTTGCGGATCCACCGGAAGAACTCCGCCTCACCGGTCCACTCGGCGAAGATGTGGTGGACGTCGGAGTCCGGCTCGCGCAGCAGGTCCTCGCGCAGGTAGCCGGGGAGCGCCGACATCCGCGCCAGGACCTGCGGGTAGCCCCGGTCGAACTCGGCACGCCGGTCGGCGGGCACGGTGAGTTCGACGTCCACGAAGATGCTCGACCCGGCGCCGCCCCGGTCGGACATCACCCGGTGGTCGTCGGGTCCGGGCGTCTCCCGCCGCCCGTCGAGGGCGTCGGCCAGCGCCGCGGCGACCGGCCCCCGCTCGTACGCCAGCAGCGCCGGCTCGTCGACCCACTCGGTGACCAGCATGAAGGTGCGCGGATCGGTGGCGTCCAGCAGCAGCTCCCGCCCGACGTTGCCGGGCAGGCCGGCGAGCTGCGCGACGGCGGCACGGCAGGCGGACCGGACGGCCTCCGCGTGGCCGGGGCGGGCACGGATCCGGAGCATCGTCCTGATCATGAGGTCTCCTTCGACGGCAACCCGGGACGGCGGTGCGGCTCTCGTCGTGTGACGGTGCCGAACCGCGCGTCATCAGGGCGTCAACGGCCGCGTGCAGCCAGTCCGCGGGTTTTGACGGCGCAGTGCGGCCGGCGGTTGTGACCCGCGCCACGCCGCTTCACGGCACGGGCGGCGCTCCCGTCACCTGTTCGTCAGCACCGCACGAACCGCAGGGAGCAGGACCATGTCCACCGCGTACACCGTCGTCACCGTCGTCGCCGCCCTCTGGGTCGGCTTCTCCGCCTTCTCGCTGCTGCGCGGCGCCCCGTGGGTGGTCGACTCGCTGGCCGCGTACGGCGTTCCCCGCCCGTGGTGGCCGTGGCTCGGCGCGGCCAAGGCCGCCGGCGCGCTCGGCCTGCTGGTGGGACTGTTCGTGCCGGCGATCGGGGTGCTGGCCGGCGTCGGTCTCGTGCTCTACTTCCTCGGTGCCGTCGTCACCGTGGTCCGGGCCCACTCGTACGCGCACATCCCGTACCCGCTGCTGTACCTGGCGCCGGTCGTCGCCGTCCTGGCGCTCGGCGCCGCGGCCTGAACGGTGGAGGAAGCCACGGTGAACGAACCCTTCGCGACCCACCGGAACCTGCTGTTCGGCGTCGCCTACCGCATCCTCGGCAGCGCCGCCGACGCCGAGGACGCGGTGCAGGACGCCTGGGTCCGTTGGTCGGCGGCGGACCGGTCGGCGGTCGCCGACCCCCGGGCCTACCTGGTGCGGATCGTGTCGAACCTGGCGCTGGACCGGCTCCGCTCGGCGCAGGCGCGCCGCGAGGTGTACGTCGGCCCGTGGCTGCCCGAGCCGATCCTTACCAGCGGCGACACCGCCGACGAGGTGGGCGCCGCCGAGTCCGTGTCGATGGCGATGCTGGTGGTGCTGGAGACGCTCAGCCCGCTGGAGCGCGCGGTGTTCGTGCTGCGGGAGGTCTTCGACTTCGGCCATGCCGAGATCGCCGAGGCGGTCGGCCGCTCCGAGGAGAGCGTGCGGCAGGCCGCGCACCGCGCCCGCAACCACGTACGGGCCCGGCGGCCCCGGTTCCCGGCGGACCGGCAGCGGCAGCGGCGGGTCACCGAGCGGTTCCTCGCCGCCGCGGCCGGCGGTGACCTCAACACCCTGCTCGAGCTGCTCGCGCCCGACGTGACGGTGTGGACCGACGGCGGCGGCAAGGTGCACCAGGCGATGCGCCCGGTGACCGGCGTGCGCAAGGTGGCCACCTGGTTCGCCACCCTCGGCGACCGCCCCTACCAGGGGGTCGCACTGGCCGACATGACCATCGAGATCGTCGAGGTCAACGGCGGGCCGGGCATCCTGTTCAGCGGCTCCGGCCGGGTCATCGCCACACTCACCCTCGACGTGGCCGACGACGGCCGGATCGTCGGCATCCACAACGTGGCCAACCCCGACAAGCTCGCCGGCATCGCCGCCCGTACCGTCCACCCGCTGGACCCAACCCGCTGAGACCCGCCGCCCGGCGTCCCCGGGCCGCCCCACGAACCCCGGGTACGGTCCGAAGATGACCAAGGAAAGCCGCGGCACCCTCGACTACTACCTGCTGCACACCGACGCTGGGCACGGCGAGCCGTCCGCGCTGCTCGTGGAGGAGTTCGTGCTCGCCGACGACCTCTCCGCCGCGCGGCTGCGCAGCGCCGGCTGGTCGCCGGCCGAGGGGGGCTGGTGGAGTTCGGCGGCTTTCGCCCGCGCGGTCCGCGCCGACGCGGGGCTGCGCAACCGGCTGTCGGCAGTGGACCGGAGCGCCGCCGTCGCGTTCTACGACCGGCTGGGCGGTGGTGCCCTCCCGGACGAGGCGGCGCTGCGCCACCGGTTCCGCGACGACATGCCGCTGGCGTCCGGTGCCCCGCTGCGGTTGGGAGCCGGCCCGGTGGTCCACCGGGTGCTCTTCGCCGGGGACCCGGACGAGCGACGGCTGGACCGGCTGGGCGCGGTGCTGCGGATGAACACCGGGCCGGGTCGCAGCGAGCCCGGGCTGCGGGGCACGGGTCGCCTGCGGGTGAACGACACCGACGTCCGCTGGCAGCTGCGCCGGGTCGGGGGCGGCGCCGCGTGGTGCATCGACGTCACCGCCGAGCCGGCCGACCCGCACAGTCTGCGCTGGATGTTGCGCGAACTCGTCGGCGTCGCCAGGCGGCACGGTCTGGTGCCGGCCACCGTCGACCGCCTGGCCTGACCGCCGCCCTACGCGGCGTCCCGCCGGGCCACGACCCTGGCCGCCGCCCTACGCGGCGTCCCGCCAGGCCACGACCCTGGCCGCCGCCCTACGCGGCGTCCCGCCAGGCCACGACCCTGGCCGCCGCCCTACGCGGCGTCCCGCCGGGCCACGACCACGGTGTCCAGGGCGTCGACGGTGCGACCGTCGACGTCGACCGGCCGGTGGGCGGTCTCGGCCCGGTCGATGCGCAGCCCCGACATCGCCCGGGTCACAGACTCCGGGGTCAGCAGGATCTCCGGGTCCTGCGGCCCACCGGTGCCGCCGGTGAGGTTGGCGAGGTCGTGGCCGACGACGAGGACGGTGCCGCCGGGGCGTACCGCCGCGCGGGCGTGGGACAGGACCGTGGCGAGGTCGGCCGCCGGCAGGTGCAGGTAGGCGATCAGCACCAGGTCGAACGAGTCGGCCGGCGGCGCGTACCGGGTGACGTCGGCGACCTGCCAGTCGACGGTGACGCCGCTGCCGCGGGCCAGGTCCCGGCCCCGCTCGACCGCCACCGGGGAGAAGTCGACGGCGGTGACCTGCCAGCCCTGCCGGGCCAGCCAGACCGCGTTACGCCCCTCCCCGGCGGCGAGGTCCACGGCCCGACCCGGGGTCAGGCCGGTGACCTCCCGTACGACGAAGCGGTTCGGCTCGGCCGTCCAGACCAGTTCCGGGGCGCTCGCGTACCGCTCGTCCCACGCCGTACTGTCCATGGTCACCCTCACCTCCGTGCCGCACGACCGGCGGTTGCCGGCGGTCGTCATTGTCGCCCGGTCGCCTTCGGTCGCGTCGCCAGACCGGCTCAGCGCCGGGGACCGGGTGCGGCCAGCTCGCGGTCGGCCGGCTCGCGGTCCGCCCGCGTCCGGCGTCGGCCGCGGTGGACCGTGATGGCCAGGGCGCCCGCGACGGCGACGCCCGCTCCGCTCCACAGCAGCGGGTTCGTGCGTAGCTCCGCCGGCAGCTGCTGGCCGAGCACGAAGACACCCATCACCACCACGAACCAGCCGAACGAGACGCGCAGCACGTCGGGCGGGATCTTCCCGGCCAGCCGGCCGCCGAGGAAACTGCCGACGATCGCGGCGGCGGTGACGGCGGCGGCGAGACCCCAGTTGATCTGCACGCTGGAGAGGTAGCCGGCCAGGCCGGCGAAGGACTTCATGGCGATGACCACCAGCGAGGTGCCGACCGCGACGGGCATCGGCAGGCCGCCGAGCAGGGCCAGGGCGGGCACCACGAGGAAGCCACCACCGGCGCCGACCAGGCCGGTGACCAGGCCGACGACGATGCCGTCGATGATCACCCGGAACACCGGCAGCTCGTGCGGCACCGGCTTGCCCTCGGCGGAGCGCCGGCCGCGGATCATCGCGACGGCGGTGGCCAGCATCATCACCGCGAAGCCGGTGAGCAGGTAGCCGGCCGGGATGAACTCGGCCAGCCGGCCGCCGGCGTACGCGCCGGTCATGCCGGCGAGGCCGAAGATCAGGCCGGTACGCCAGCGGACCCGGTGGGCGCGGGCGTGCGGGAGGACACCGACCGCGCTGGTGGCGCCGACGACCAGCAGCGAGGTGGCGATGGCCTCCTTGGCGGGCAGGTCGGCGACGTACACCAGCAGCGGCACGGCGAGGATGGAGCCGCCGCCGCCGAGCAGGCCGAGGCTGACGCCGATCAGGACGGCCAGTCCGATGGTCAGGGCCAGGGTCGCGGTCATGCCCGCCCCCCGCCGCTCTCGCGGAGCTGGCCGACGATGGTGTCCAGGTCGCAGCTGGCGCCCCGGTTGTAGGGCAGCTTGCCGAGCATCATGCCCATCGCGCAGGTGTTGGTCACCGCGGCGAAGGTGAGGCCGGCGCCGATGAACCCGGCGACCCACTTCAGCTGCGGCACGAACACCGAGCCGACGACACTGGCCAGGACGATGGAGCCGGCGACCAGACGGACCTGCCGCTCCAGGTCCCAACGGGGGGCGCCCTGCTTGATCGGGGCGTTGGCGGCCTGCCAGGCCATGATGCCGCCGTTGAGGACCTTCAGGTTCGGCAGGCCGACCCCGGCGAGGGTCTGCTCGGCCTGGGTGGCGCGGGCGCCGGAGCGGCAGATCAGCACCACGTCCTCGTCCAGGTGGTTGCGCAGCTCCTCGCGGTGCTCCTTGAGCAGGTCCAGCGGAACGTTGTAGGAGCCGGGGATGTGCGAGGTCTCGAACTCCGCCGGCGTACGCACGTCCAGCAGGCGCGGCGCGCGCCCGGAGTCGACCAGCTCGCGGAGGCTGGCGGCGTCGAGGGTGGCGGGCCGGGCGGTCTCAGAAGTAGTCATATCTCCTCTTTCTAGAACAAAGCGCCACAGGTGATGGCAAGGGGATGCCGGCCAGCGCCGGACGACGCCAGCCGGTGGTCGTACACGTGGGTCAGGGGTTGGTGACCATCTCCAGGCCGGCGTCCGCGGCCTGGTCGAACTTGTCGTCGATGACGACGACCTCGCGGCCGGCGTTGGCCAGCAGCGACGCCGCGGCAGTGGCCCGGTAGCCGGAGCCGCAGTGCACCCACACCGCGCCGGCCGGGAGCTCGCCCAGCCGCTTGGGCACGTCGGGCAGCGGAATGTGCACGGCGCCCTCGATGTGGCCGGCGCGCCACTCGTTGGTCATCCGTACATCGAGCACCACGTCCGCAGCCGGCAGGTCGGCCCGGACGTTCCCCGCCCGGGCCGCGGCCAGGGCCGGGAAGTCGGCCATCCGCAGCTCGCGGAGCTGGCCGGGGTCGGCGGCCCACTGCTCGGCCACGCCGGTGGCCTGCGCGGCCGGCCGGTCGATGCCGATGCGGACCAGCTCCCGCTGGGCGTCCGCGACCTGTTCCGGGGTCTCGGCGAGCAGGGTGATCGGCACCCCCCAGTCGATCAGCCAGCCGAGCCAGGTCGACATCGGCCCGTCCAGGCCGAGGCTGACCGTGCCGGCCAGGTGCGAGGCCGCGTACGCCTTGCGGTGGCGCAGGTCGACCACCCACTCGCCGGCGGCCATCCGCTCCCGCAGCTGACCGGCGTCGGCCCGGGTGACCGGGCTGAGGTCGACCGGGGCCGGGCCGGCGTTGTTGGCCACGCCCATGTGGGCGTAGTAGGCCGGGTAGGCGTCGAGACCGGCGAGGGTCTCGGTGACGAACTGGTCGGCGGCGAGACGCAGCACCGGGTTGGCCTGCTTCTCCCGGCCGATGGTGGAGTCGGGGGCGTCGGCCTGGCTGGCCGAGCAGAAGCTGCCGAAGCCGTGCGTGGGCCAGACCTGGGCCCCGTCGGGCAGCAGGTCGGCCAGCCGCCGGGCGGAGGCGTGCTGGTGATGGGCCAGTTCGTGGGCGTGCTGCTGGCCGAGCAGGTCGGTACGCCCGGTGGTGCCGAACAGCAGCGAGCCGCCGGTGAAGACGCCCACCGGCTGCCAGCCGCCGTCGGTGGCCTCGTCGAGGGCGTACGACAGGTGGTGGAAGGTGTGACCGGGGGTGGCGACCACCCGCAGGCGCAGGGCGTCGGAGACCGGCACCACGTCACCGTCGGACACCGGCATGCGGTCGAAGCCGACCTCGTCGGCTGCGGCCACCAGGTAGTGGGCGCCGGTCACCCGGGCCAGTTCCAGCCCACCGGAGACGTAGTCGTTGTGGATGTGCGTCTCGACCACGTGGGTGATCCGCACGCCCTGAGCGCCGGCGAGGTACAGGACCCGGTC
Protein-coding sequences here:
- a CDS encoding DoxX family protein, which encodes MSTAYTVVTVVAALWVGFSAFSLLRGAPWVVDSLAAYGVPRPWWPWLGAAKAAGALGLLVGLFVPAIGVLAGVGLVLYFLGAVVTVVRAHSYAHIPYPLLYLAPVVAVLALGAAA
- a CDS encoding RNA polymerase sigma-70 factor — encoded protein: MNEPFATHRNLLFGVAYRILGSAADAEDAVQDAWVRWSAADRSAVADPRAYLVRIVSNLALDRLRSAQARREVYVGPWLPEPILTSGDTADEVGAAESVSMAMLVVLETLSPLERAVFVLREVFDFGHAEIAEAVGRSEESVRQAAHRARNHVRARRPRFPADRQRQRRVTERFLAAAAGGDLNTLLELLAPDVTVWTDGGGKVHQAMRPVTGVRKVATWFATLGDRPYQGVALADMTIEIVEVNGGPGILFSGSGRVIATLTLDVADDGRIVGIHNVANPDKLAGIAARTVHPLDPTR
- a CDS encoding class I SAM-dependent methyltransferase, whose protein sequence is MDSTAWDERYASAPELVWTAEPNRFVVREVTGLTPGRAVDLAAGEGRNAVWLARQGWQVTAVDFSPVAVERGRDLARGSGVTVDWQVADVTRYAPPADSFDLVLIAYLHLPAADLATVLSHARAAVRPGGTVLVVGHDLANLTGGTGGPQDPEILLTPESVTRAMSGLRIDRAETAHRPVDVDGRTVDALDTVVVARRDAA
- a CDS encoding sulfite exporter TauE/SafE family protein, with the translated sequence MTATLALTIGLAVLIGVSLGLLGGGGSILAVPLLVYVADLPAKEAIATSLLVVGATSAVGVLPHARAHRVRWRTGLIFGLAGMTGAYAGGRLAEFIPAGYLLTGFAVMMLATAVAMIRGRRSAEGKPVPHELPVFRVIIDGIVVGLVTGLVGAGGGFLVVPALALLGGLPMPVAVGTSLVVIAMKSFAGLAGYLSSVQINWGLAAAVTAAAIVGSFLGGRLAGKIPPDVLRVSFGWFVVVMGVFVLGQQLPAELRTNPLLWSGAGVAVAGALAITVHRGRRRTRADREPADRELAAPGPRR
- a CDS encoding rhodanese-like domain-containing protein, giving the protein MTTSETARPATLDAASLRELVDSGRAPRLLDVRTPAEFETSHIPGSYNVPLDLLKEHREELRNHLDEDVVLICRSGARATQAEQTLAGVGLPNLKVLNGGIMAWQAANAPIKQGAPRWDLERQVRLVAGSIVLASVVGSVFVPQLKWVAGFIGAGLTFAAVTNTCAMGMMLGKLPYNRGASCDLDTIVGQLRESGGGRA
- a CDS encoding MBL fold metallo-hydrolase, translated to MAVEVSVIATSSLGDRSYLASDGQVAIVVDPQRDIDRVLYLAGAQGVRITHVVETHIHNDYVSGGLELARVTGAHYLVAAADEVGFDRMPVSDGDVVPVSDALRLRVVATPGHTFHHLSYALDEATDGGWQPVGVFTGGSLLFGTTGRTDLLGQQHAHELAHHQHASARRLADLLPDGAQVWPTHGFGSFCSASQADAPDSTIGREKQANPVLRLAADQFVTETLAGLDAYPAYYAHMGVANNAGPAPVDLSPVTRADAGQLRERMAAGEWVVDLRHRKAYAASHLAGTVSLGLDGPMSTWLGWLIDWGVPITLLAETPEQVADAQRELVRIGIDRPAAQATGVAEQWAADPGQLRELRMADFPALAAARAGNVRADLPAADVVLDVRMTNEWRAGHIEGAVHIPLPDVPKRLGELPAGAVWVHCGSGYRATAAASLLANAGREVVVIDDKFDQAADAGLEMVTNP